The Dendropsophus ebraccatus isolate aDenEbr1 chromosome 3, aDenEbr1.pat, whole genome shotgun sequence genome includes a region encoding these proteins:
- the LOC138786780 gene encoding oocyte zinc finger protein XlCOF8.4-like, with translation MDRTGEVRDSGNGWSDSNVSLHTQDYTVVKKSSSGRCGAPGCEGWGRTLSPIPGPLIHEEMEEEKILEVTNKMVELLSGEVPIRCQDVAVYFSMEEWEYVEGHKDQYKDVMLEDQQPLPSAVRSSKRTAPERCPRPLLPQDQDQVDGDVPYDLYIPPDFSSSLMNQEEDGNDINAIDIIVKEETDDSSDEQYKEDISTDDFSQRSEGNLIYSVYKAENPISQDTYEEHSITPDLPPAPHSNNLSSDPFKMILPSGSLYFINQNNAKPFSCLECGKCFTYNSDLIRHQRIHTGEKPFSCSICGKCFKRKSHLTIHERTHAGGTRFSCLECERCFTQKSKLAAHLKTHTGEKPFSCSECGKCFTEKSKLTKHERTHTRQKLFSCSDCGKNFARKSVFVNHLKTNTGEKPFSC, from the exons atggataggactggagaggtgagggattctgggaatggatggagtgatagtaatgtgtctctccatacacaggattacacagtagtgaagaagtcctctagtgggcgctgtggggcccctgggtgtgaaggatggggaagaaccctgagcccaatcccggggcccctgatacatgaggaaatggaggaagagaagatcctagaagtcaccaacaagatggtggagctgctgagtggagag gttcctataaggtgtcaggacgtggcggtctatttctccatggaggagtgggagtatgtagaaggacacaaggatcagtacaaggatgtgatgctggaggatcagcagcccctcccatcagcag tcagatccagtaagagaacagcaccagagagatgtccccgtcctcttctcccacaggatcaggatcaggtagatggagatgttccctatgatctgtacatcccacctgacttctcctctaGTCTGATGAATCAGGAGGAAGATGGGAACGATATTAACGCTATAGACATAATAGTAAaagaggagacagatgacagcagtgatgagcagtataaggaggacatcagtacag ATGATTTTTCTCAGAGATCAGAGGGAAATCTGATATATTCAGTTTATAAAGCAGAGAATCCTATctcacaagatacatatgaagaacattctattaccccagatctacccccagcccctcacagcaacaATCTCTCATCTGATCCTTTTAAAATGATCCTACCTTCTGGTTCACTGTACTTTATTAATCAAAATAATGCAAAGCCATTTTCGTGTttagaatgtggtaaatgttttacttACAATTCAGATCTTATtagacatcaaagaattcacacaggggagaagccattttcatgttcaatatgtggaaaatgttttaaacgAAAATCACAtctcactatacatgaaagaactcatgcAGGAGGGACACGGTTTTCATGCCTAGAGTGTGAAAGATGTTTTACACAAAAATCAAAACTGGCTGCTCATCtaaaaactcacacaggagagaagccattctcatgttcagaatgtggaaaatgttttactgagaaatcaaAGCTCACCaaacatgaaagaactcacaccAGACAGAAgctgttttcatgttcagattgtgggaaaaATTTTGCTCGCAAATCGGTTTTTGTCAATCATCTGAAAaccaacacaggagagaagccattttcatgttga